The proteins below come from a single Armatimonadota bacterium genomic window:
- a CDS encoding PAS domain-containing protein: MINIELMKAILDSMRDPLVFVDTEHVVRYMNKPAIANYAKWGNVIGKSIFGCHNEHSKEVIREVFSAFEQGEEERMISDNEKHRVYMRAVRDKNGQLIGYYERYEPPVK; the protein is encoded by the coding sequence ATGATAAACATCGAGTTGATGAAAGCAATACTGGACAGTATGAGAGACCCGCTTGTGTTTGTGGATACAGAACATGTCGTTCGTTATATGAACAAGCCTGCAATTGCAAATTACGCCAAGTGGGGAAATGTCATAGGCAAATCCATCTTTGGCTGTCATAATGAGCACTCGAAGGAGGTGATCCGCGAAGTATTTTCCGCATTCGAGCAGGGTGAAGAGGAGCGAATGATCTCTGACAATGAGAAACACCGCGTGTATATGCGCGCTGTTCGAGACAAAAACGGGCAGCTTATAGGTTATTATGAGAGATATGAACCGCCAGTGAAATGA
- a CDS encoding MATE family efflux transporter yields MEQSPQLSASKHGRDMTSGSIPRHLIHFSLPMLAGNIVQVAYSIINAIWVGKGLGKVDLAAVTVSMPIVFLLMAIAIGLTMGTSILVSQFAGARNWQRLRSVVQTSTVLLISFSTILFVIGELATPWLMRQMQTPPNVYGLAVSYMRIFLCSIPFVYATFLVVSMLRGVGDSKTPLYFQIGGLILTAIFDPILMFGWLGFPRFGLNGTAIASVTMQGLGMVAMFMYLYRRDHIVAPDWMRLNVDWSTMWLIVKIGMPSVVQQSLVSLGMLVVIGLVNSYGENATAAFGAAMRIDQIAFLPAMTFNAAVATVVGQNIGAGQISRVKSVFKWALVLCGGITMFGSIFSLTAPQVMLKMFLNEPSVMAIGVTYLHVAAINYLLVSILFVSNGVINGAGHTMITTVITLVAFWLARVPLAVFLTHRLHRVEGIWYAIAISTVVSVIASLFVYFSGWWKKPVVRRDLLSVIQRPVAEPE; encoded by the coding sequence ATGGAACAATCACCTCAATTATCCGCCTCAAAGCACGGCCGCGATATGACAAGCGGGAGCATCCCACGCCACCTCATTCATTTTTCGCTTCCTATGTTGGCAGGCAATATCGTCCAGGTAGCATATAGCATAATAAACGCGATATGGGTCGGCAAAGGACTTGGCAAGGTCGATTTGGCGGCGGTGACGGTCAGTATGCCGATAGTCTTCCTGCTGATGGCTATCGCGATCGGTCTTACTATGGGCACGAGTATTCTAGTCTCTCAGTTTGCTGGCGCGCGCAACTGGCAGAGGCTCAGGAGCGTGGTTCAGACCTCGACTGTCCTGCTCATAAGCTTCAGCACAATCCTTTTTGTAATTGGGGAACTTGCCACGCCATGGCTTATGCGCCAGATGCAGACTCCTCCGAACGTATATGGCCTGGCGGTCAGCTATATGCGCATATTCCTCTGCAGCATTCCGTTCGTCTACGCCACTTTTTTGGTGGTATCGATGCTGCGGGGGGTAGGGGATTCCAAGACTCCGCTTTACTTTCAGATAGGCGGCCTGATACTGACTGCCATTTTCGACCCGATACTGATGTTCGGCTGGCTTGGTTTTCCTCGGTTTGGGCTCAACGGCACTGCCATCGCCAGTGTCACAATGCAGGGCCTTGGGATGGTCGCGATGTTTATGTATCTATATAGGCGCGATCACATCGTAGCTCCGGACTGGATGCGCCTTAATGTCGATTGGTCAACGATGTGGCTTATTGTCAAGATTGGTATGCCGTCCGTGGTGCAGCAGTCGCTGGTCTCGCTGGGCATGCTTGTGGTGATAGGTTTAGTGAACTCGTACGGCGAGAACGCTACAGCGGCGTTCGGCGCGGCAATGCGGATCGACCAGATTGCGTTTCTGCCTGCAATGACATTCAACGCCGCGGTGGCAACGGTTGTCGGCCAGAATATCGGCGCCGGGCAGATCAGCAGGGTAAAGTCTGTGTTCAAATGGGCGTTGGTCCTCTGCGGCGGAATTACTATGTTTGGTTCCATATTTTCACTCACCGCGCCGCAGGTCATGTTGAAGATGTTTTTGAATGAGCCGAGCGTAATGGCCATAGGCGTTACTTATTTACATGTGGCGGCAATCAACTATCTGCTGGTTTCGATATTGTTCGTCTCAAATGGAGTCATCAATGGCGCAGGGCATACTATGATCACGACTGTTATTACACTGGTCGCGTTTTGGCTTGCACGTGTGCCTTTGGCGGTATTTCTCACACACAGGCTCCACAGAGTCGAGGGAATCTGGTATGCAATTGCAATAAGCACGGTGGTTTCTGTGATAGCGAGTCTTTTCGTTTATTTCTCAGGCTGGTGGAAAAAGCCGGTGGTCAGGCGTGATCTGCTGTCGGTGATACAGCGGCCTGTCGCTGAGCCGGAATAG